The Candidatus Hydrogenedentota bacterium region CTGAAATATCAACACCTTTATGAACCCGGTCTTTACCGCGTCTTTCTCCAAAACAGGATGAAATTCTTGCAGTCGGACATTGCACCGGACACAAGGACGGAATATCCTCCTTTTTCTTTTCTACCACATCAACAGGCTTTGGAACTTCAGGGGGAATGTATAAAGGCGGACTGTGGCGCACACAACCAGTAAAGGAAGCGGCTATTACTATAATCACAGCCCCCATGAAGAGAACTAAAGGTTTCGCACATTCAAAGAAAGCGTTACGCCGGTGGATCATCATGATTCTTTTGACTCTTTACCTCCCTTGTCAGCGGCCTATGCCTATCACAAGCCAAGGCATCATGAGCCCTCTTAAGGCAAACTCCTGACAAATGATTTTGAAGCGCTCTTCCTACTATGTCCGTCATCCCTAGAAGAGCGTCTTTTCAGTGTTAACATGTTTGTTAAAGGCGTGCCGCGTCAATCCTGCTTAGGAAGCTGTTCGACTTTTTCGCCCGTTCTCAGGCGCAGCCATGTCTTAAATGCACGTTCCCCTTCGACTAGTTCGATCACCCGTGCGCCGCGGGAGAAGCCTTCTTTACCATAGGTTCCATAGCCGGAACCGCGACCATAAGCAAGATAAATTCCCTCCAACTCGCCAATATAATCATTCGTATGGTCGTGGCCACAAAAAACACCCATTACATCGCCCATCTCGACCATGACATCGAATAATCCGGAATTCACCGGGGAATTACAAACGTCCTCTTGTTTCACACCAATGGATTTCCCTGACTCCCAGACTTGATTGTATTCAGGAAGCGGAATGTGGAAGAAAGCCAAGGCCGGTAACGCAGTCCCGCCATTGGCTTCACGGAGACGCGTCGATTCGTTGCGATACCATTCTACCTGTGCGGGT contains the following coding sequences:
- a CDS encoding M23 family metallopeptidase, with protein sequence MMIHRRNAFFECAKPLVLFMGAVIIVIAASFTGCVRHSPPLYIPPEVPKPVDVVEKKKEDIPSLCPVQCPTARISSCFGERRGKDRVHKGVDISVQHGTPVVAAAEGTTSFCGIQSKYGKMVIIDHCNGYETVYAHLDKILTAQGVSVKRGTQIGLVGATGNATGSHLHYEVRKDGDRVNPESFFP
- a CDS encoding metallophosphoesterase family protein; its protein translation is DPKDLDGVSNYILSVASSKDAAKPAALLYYIDSLSYMTYQGESKYNHIQPAQVEWYRNESTRLREANGGTALPALAFFHIPLPEYNQVWESGKSIGVKQEDVCNSPVNSGLFDVMVEMGDVMGVFCGHDHTNDYIGELEGIYLAYGRGSGYGTYGKEGFSRGARVIELVEGERAFKTWLRLRTGEKVEQLPKQD